The DNA window AAAAGAGCCCATAGTTCGAATAAATAATGGGAAGGCAATGGTGCCTCGATAGCCAGCACCGAACTCATTAGGTTAAGTGCGCGGGTACACTTTTCCTAGGGCTTATCTCGAACTGATAAGGAACACCTAGCTGGCCCATTTGCGACAATTGGCCCTCTTCCATCACGTTTCGAACGTCTATCAACGTCGTAGCCAAGCCATGCGTATTACTTACTTATCTGCAACTGGGCATTGTAAATCCGTATCGTCACACAccgtttacttaaaaataccAGTTCTGATTAACTGGACTTCTATCTATTTGATTATCTATTCGATTAAGTCCCAGTCAATATGCCTTATTTACTTATTTCTATACTAACCTAAATAGCCATTATTTAAGAAAACAAAAGTTCTACGAGGAACATCGTAATGATTGTCTTCCCACTCGCAGCACCAATGTCGTGATGAATTACACGGAAACGGAGGGCAAGGTGAGGGAAGCTACCAACGATGATCCGTGGGGGCCTACAGGACCCCTCATGCAGGAATTGGCCTACTCCACCTTCTCATACGAAACATTCCCGGAGGTGATGTCTATGCTGTGGAAGCGCATGCTGCAGGACAATAAAACCAACTGGCGACGCACCTACAAGGTAAAGTTTTCAGTTAAAACTGATAAATATAGAGCTAACGAATACATTTTTACTTACAGAGCCTCCTTCTGCTAAACTATTTGGTGCGAAACGGCTCTGAGCGGGTGGTAACCTCCTCTCGGGAGCACATCTACGATCTGCGCTCGCTGGAAAACTATACGTTCACCGACGAGGGCGGCAAGGATCAGGGTATTAATGTTAGGCATAAGGTACGAGAGCTTATAGACTTTATTCAGGACGATGATCGTTTGCGCGAGGAGCGCAAAAAGGCGAAGAAGAACAAGGACAAGTACATCGGCATGAGCAGCGACGCCATGGGCATGCGAAGCGGTGGCTACAGCGGCTATAGTGGTGGCTCTggaggaggcggcggtggTAGCGGAGGCTACAATGATGGCGATTACCGCTCTAGTCGTGGGGACAATTGGTGTAAGCtaggagtttttttttttaagattttaatCCAAATATTGTTTGTGTAATATTGATATTCATGATTTTTCTTCAGACTCCGACAAAAGCGCCGACAAGGATCGGTATGAGGATGATGATACTCACTATGATGGAGAGCGAGAAGGATCCGACAGCGACTCACCCAGTCCAAGGCAAGTATTCACTTTGCCAGTTAGCCAGCTTTATATCCTAATCTTCTCTTCTCCCCGCAGACGTAACTATCGATACAATGACCGTGCGAGTCCCGCCGAAGTGGCCAGCGAGGCCAAACCTTACAGCCTCAACATGAGCATTCGTTCGAAGACCGTCAGTTCCCCTGTCTCCAAACAGCCCACTTCAACGACTTCTGCCAAGCCAGCGCTGTCCCAGAAGAAGATCGATCTGGGTGCGGCAGCAAACTTTGGAAAGCCAGCTCCTGGCGGTGCTGCTGGCATCCACTCGCCAACTCACCGTGACACTCCCACCAGCGTGGACTTGATGGGCGGCGCTTCGCCATCGCCGTCTGCTTCCAAGGCAAACAATAATACGCAAAGCAATAACAACGATCTGCTGGACGATCTGTTCAAGACCTGCTCACCCCCGCCGGGGCAGGAGAAGACGCTGAACAGTGCTGCCGTGATTGtggatgacgatgatgacTTCAATCCGCGCGCCAGCGATGCTAGCCAGCAGGAATTCGGCGACTTCGCCGCTGCTTTCGGTCAACCATCAGCGGGATCGACGATCAGTGAGCCACCATCAACGGGCCTGGTTACGACTGCGAACGATGAGTTCGCCGACTTTGCGGCGTTCCAAGGCTCGACAACGTCGACCTCTGCGCTGGACGGTAATTTGCTGAAGACTGCCACGCCGGCGAACGATTCGTTTGACCTGTTTAATTCAGCTCCCACCTCGACGGCAGCAGCCACAACGGCTACAGATCTCCTGGCAGGCCTGGGCGATCTGTCCATTCACCAAAGCATGCCCATGGGTGAGTTGTAGTTTGATTCTTGTAGCTTAACATAGTCTTAAAATTGAAGTAGGTTTAAGATTAGAGTAATTGCCTTGGCCTTAGTCACTTCATGATATATTTAGGTATCGCTGCATGAAGGTGCGCCTTCCGAGCTTGACTAGAGCCGTTATCTCTACCTCCAGCTCCACAGCCCACACAAAGATACACTATCTCATCCTCCCACATATAATCGGCAACATTTTCCAATCGGATGCACTCGTTCTCTTCTCGTTCTCTCTCGTAGCTGTTGAAGAGCAGTTGGCATCCAGTAATGATTCGATGTCGTCGGCTTCCCCACATCCACCACCTGAGGCAGTGCGTCAGGCTTTTTCCAAGGCTCAGAAGCAGCTGCGCGATTTAATGCAGGTCCAGAGCGCTTCAGCCGTTGCCCAAGTGGCAGCCATTCTGGGTGAACTGCATAACTCAAATGCACTGCCCGGATTTACCACACCAGAGCAGTTGGTTGGTCTCGATCGTCTGACGTGCGACTGGAGCTGTCTTGCCCATGGAGAGTATGCCGCATTGCTGAATCAATTGACAGAGCTATTCAGCCAGGATTGGCCAGAGCCATCGCAGGATGTTGAAGTCcttaacatttttaaactGGATCACAGCTTTGATTATGTATCGGTTGCCTTTGAGTCGCTTCAGACTAGATTGGATAAGTTTCCCAGTACAATTACTTCCTTTCTGGAAAACATGGTTAAGGATGAGAGCCTAATTTCTATCGCCTTGCTGCACATCTCCCGCCAGAGAGCTTCCTTGCTGCAGCGCTTTGCGAGGACTATCAAAGTTATGCCGGAAAGAAAAGTGGAGGAGCTGGATGCCCAGGTGAAAGCGTTCTTTCAATTGCTTATCAGTCTGCCAGCACAGGTGGCCAACCGACTAGGAAGAAGATTGCCGGAGACGTTTGCTCCAGTTTCTTATCAGAAACTCCTGCTGCGCCAGTGGCTGAAATCCTTGCACTTTGTCCTACAGTGCGATGATAATGGGGAATTCTTTGATTTGGAACCGTACTCCTGGCTTTTGTCACAGGCTATAAACCTAATTTACGATTGTCCAACTTTGGAAAGCATCCTACGAGTACTTAAGGACTACGCGGTGGCTCCCAGAGGAAGAAAAGTAGTGCATACCATATTAAGAGAATTGGATCCCGCTGCTTGCCTAAAAACGGCACAATCGGCCCTTTCTGCGGAATTGAACCTGTACGTTCTTATAGGTGCTGCTACTTTGGAGACACCTCATTGGAAGCATTGCCTGCTCCAGAAGTTGCCTCTTCAACGCACACCCGTGGATAATAAGCAGCTTAAAACATTGGCCAGTTATCTTAACGCCGTAGCTCCTGCTCAACTGCAGATTCTTTTGAATCAGTTGCTTGGAATCTGGTCGAAGCGCATTTCCTTGCAGAAACTGGGCAGCCAAGAGCACTTGGCTATATCCAAATTGCTTGTGTTGGCGGGAAAATGCCTCTGTAGGAATCTTGAAACGGATTTGAACATCAAGCGTCAGCTCCACGATGGACTCAGCAACCATCTGCAGTCCCCAGATGCACTGCAGCGTCATGTAGGAATGAAGACCGTGGAgctaattttcaattttattgccTTGCCTGATGTGAAGGAGGATGATCGCCTACGATTTGACTACGATTCATTTAAGGATACATTCCATTGGCACATCTTCGAAGAGTTTGATGAACTGGGTCAGTTTGAAAGCCCGAGCAAAACTGAGCTAGATGAGAAGCATTGTGAGGATCAGCTGAAGCAATTGGAATTACATCTCAGTGACTTTATGAGTACTTCAGAGCAGAAGGAGCCACAAAAGCCgaatattgaaataaaaacaaagcccGCTCCCAAAAATCAGAATGTGAACATGCAGCTGGACTCGGATGACGACGAGCCACTGGATGAAGACGATGATGATTTGAAACCCTACGACATGACCAACGATACAACCACCACCATTGATCAGCGTCCCAAATTCGTCATCGACTTACTGCACCTGCTTCGAGAAAAAGTGGAGAATTATCAGGTTTTCGAAGGAGCCATGGGCACAGCGGAGCAACTTATACGGGGCCAGCTGGCCAAGCATGATACTCAGTTGGCCTTGGATCTGCTAAAACTTTTCTTGGTCATGGAAATGCAGTTCTACTATGAGCAATTCGAACGTACGCAATTTAAGTGTTGCGTGGCCATTTGTGTGGCTCATCCTGGTCCCTGTGCCGAGTACTTATGCCGCCAGTTCCACATGGATAACTCATGCTATTCGGCCAGTGTCCGTATTCTGATGCTTCAGGTACTAGCAGCAACGGCGAAAGAACTTTCTGGCGATGAAAACAAGCAGGATGAGATGGAAATTCTGGATGTTGTACCACCGGCAGCCAAGCAGCCCCGAAAGTTCGAATttcagcaggaggaggagagTCCGGCCGCTCGTCTGGCCGCTGCGCAAAGGATCATCCGCGACCGGCTGCGGGCCAAGACGAAGAGATATTTCAGCAAGCCCAAAGCTGGACATCGAACGGAGAAGGCCAATCCATTTCACCCCGTTGCCGGTACATTTTTCTTCAGTTTGGTGCGGGGACAGCGCACCCGGCAGATGCTTTACGTGAAAtacgaaaatatttctcaCGACATCGACACCCAGTTGCTTGTTAACCTGCTACATACCCTGTCCGTGCTGGTCATGTGCTCCCAAAACTGTCCACTGCTGCCGGCGATGACCCGCGAGGTCTTTGACCTGTGCGCCTTTGTACGTTTCAATGCCGAGGCTCGCGTCCGAGCGGCTACATTACAGCTAATAGGAATCGCCTTGGTCACCACACCAGCCCATCTGCTGGCCCAGCACTTTGCGGAGTCGTTGAACGAACTGCAGCGCTGGCTGAATGACTTCATAAGATCGCCTTTGGTGGGCGGAGAGACTTCGGAGGAGTGTCGTGAGCTGGCCCAAAGCATTCTGGACACCTGCTACAAACTCTTTGACACAGCCGCCATGCAACAGGCTACCTAATGTGGCGATCAACAAGTTTTGAAAGCAGCATATAGAGTGTTAAgagattttaaatattaaaactgtATTTAAAATACACTAAGCATATTTATTGTTACGAAAAACGAACAATTATTTACCGAAATATTCAGAGTCGTAATCGTTAATTTTTCCGAACTAAtataatatgatatatatgATTAAATACAAGATTACTTCATACTTTACATCAATTCTCATACAAACGTGAACGCTGTGTCCTTAAACATTTTCTATTATTGTAAAAAACTAATAATAGACTCGAGAGTGATATGTATTTGCTAGAAATAAGATAATAGTTCGAGgaattattgtttaattatcTCTCGCCCTCGATGCCATTGTATTGCAGGTATACATATATGGATTTACTTCATTTAAACTActttcttttgtttatttgtttttctcctACTGCATATATGTATTGCAAACCACACACATTGGATCCAATATTATTTctcaaatatatacatacatatgtacttaaTAATGGTGAATTGAAAAGCATTTCTCAATATTCCGGGCATTGTGCGGCCTCCGCAGCCGCGGACTCATTAGGTAAACCAATCCAAAACGGCAATAGCCACATAACAGATACGAACCTATTCTTTCCTTCTGTAATTGCACTAGATTTGCTGCGCAAACGCTTCCGAGTAGTGACCACCTCATTAGCCGATCACCAAGTAGCCCCATTCGCAATTCTATCGAAGCCACACATCCAAAACAGCTTTTTGtgaaacaaaaatgaaaacgaaaggTGAAACCCCGAATAACATTAttattgcttttgttttttccagACAATATGATGCCTCCCATTGCCGCCGTCACGGGCaacaatctgctccagcccaTGTCGGTGaccaataataacaataataccAACGGGGGCGCAGTCCCCACCGCTGCCAGTGCCCAGTCCACCGCTGTGGGTGCCACCTGGTCGGGCGACCTGAAGGGCGGCAAGATGAACATTGACCTGGACAACCTGCTGATGAGCAAGTCGGGCAAGCCCAGTGCCCCGGCCCCTTCGATGAATGCCCTGAAGACCAACAGTCCGGCAAAGGCGCCACTGAATGTGCAGACAGGTGGCGGATTCCCTGGACTGTCGCCAATGACCAGTCCGAACATTTTTGGGGCTCCGGCACCGCAGCAAAGCATTCCACAAAACCAATCAGCATTTGCCAACTTTGGAGcgttccagcagcagcagaatcacagcaataataacaataatagctCGTCGGCATTTGACTTGTTTCAATGATATTTGTTAGCCTAATTTAACCCAATCCGCCTTGAACCTACTACCCAAAATGTCCACTCTCACATTCACATTTCCACGATCGCTAAACTTTTCAGTTCTATATATTATTTACGTTTTCCTTTCCCCTTGCTGTACAAAGTTTGCGACACGTGCAATTTGTTGCTAAATTCGTTGTTAAACAATTTACCCCCGATGAAATTTTCCGGATCAAACCCATTAATTCCACATCCGTCCTGATCGTCCACTCGGAATTTGAAAGTCGTCATCAAATGCAATACACAGAGTAGTTGAATAATGGTTGTACTGAACGGATTTGTTAGCACAACGCGCGGACGGACGGCTGAGCGATCCAACATTGAAATTGTTAAACAAAATACTACACGTaatgaaatcaaacaattTTAGCAATAGTTAACGTTACGATGTGTCTGTATATAAATTGAATGTAaagcaaatatgaaatataaaacaatTGAAACCAATAATTATGATAGTCTCTTGATTTAAAACGCAAACTCATAAAATTCCGGTGGGAATACCCTCCAAagtatatgtttattattactTGAAATGCGATCCATCAGGGTCAAAGGAAATACAAAAGAAGCATGTAAGTAAAAGATAATTGTGTGGACTTAAACTAAGTTGAATGTAACAGAGACATTTACGCCTCCACCGCTTCCTTGTTtttgttcttctttttcttcttcttctttggcTCTCCATCAtcgttgccattgccattctCCGCCTCGGCGGCTGCTCCGTTTCCATTGCTGGCGCCATTCGTCTCGCCCTCGTCCTCAGCCGCccgcttcttctttttcttcttcttctcggACTGTGCAGTGACTGCCGCCTCTTGGCCAGCTGCCTCGATGGCCTCCTTCATTACCTCAATGTTCTTGCGCGGCACATCGCCGGACTCGTAGAACTTGAGGCGATCTTCGACCTGTTGCTTAAGAGTTTCGCCAAACACGCTAGTCGGCTGCTCCAGGAAGCAATCGATACGCGACGCGATGGAGCACTTGTTAGCCAGGAAGCGAGAAATGCGACCCTTGTTCTTCAGGCCAGCTCGACCAATGAACGAGGAGTGATAGATAAGACCATACTTTGGTGTATTGGAGCGGGTCTTTAGAGCACGGAAGAGCGCCTTCTCGGCACCCAGGATTTGTACTGTAGATGCTGGGTACTTGGCCAGATTGGTCAAGCTTCCGGCATGCGATATCAGGCGGGCACCGACCTGGTCGCCAATCAAAGACTGTAGATTGGGCGCCACCAAGTTCATCTTGTTGTGCAAGTAGGTAGACAGTTTCTTTCGGTACTCGGAGAGCTTGACAACGCGCTCGGCGAACAGCTCAATGTTCATCAGATCCACAATGGAGATGTCCATGCCCATGGACATCTTGGCGGCATCAATGATAGCCTGAGCCTTTGCGGAGTCCATGACGATCTTCTCAAGATCCTCCAGCTGGTCTTGCGTGAGGTTCTTGCGATCTTTGATAAACTTAGCCGCCTTGGCGAACATGTAGTTGTCGGGAACGATTTTCACCAGTTCTGGGAAGTGATACGAGTACCACTCGCGTATCCGCATGGAGAAG is part of the Drosophila sechellia strain sech25 chromosome 3R, ASM438219v1, whole genome shotgun sequence genome and encodes:
- the LOC6607425 gene encoding nucleolar protein 56; amino-acid sequence: MSNLYVLYEHAAGFSLFSVKEFEEVSMFLPQVESSVTDLAKFNSIVKLAGFAPFKTAIAALENINAISEGIVPQDLLSFLDDFFAKLKKKKCTLGIADAKLGAAITEAIGVQCSHFGVVPEILRGVRFHFAKLVKGFTDKSAGVAQLGLGHSYSRAKVKFNVHRSDNMIIQSIALLDQLDKDVNTFSMRIREWYSYHFPELVKIVPDNYMFAKAAKFIKDRKNLTQDQLEDLEKIVMDSAKAQAIIDAAKMSMGMDISIVDLMNIELFAERVVKLSEYRKKLSTYLHNKMNLVAPNLQSLIGDQVGARLISHAGSLTNLAKYPASTVQILGAEKALFRALKTRSNTPKYGLIYHSSFIGRAGLKNKGRISRFLANKCSIASRIDCFLEQPTSVFGETLKQQVEDRLKFYESGDVPRKNIEVMKEAIEAAGQEAAVTAQSEKKKKKKKRAAEDEGETNGASNGNGAAAEAENGNGNDDGEPKKKKKKKNKNKEAVEA
- the LOC6607424 gene encoding clathrin interactor 1 isoform X2; translation: MVDKFISMWKVRELADKVTNVVMNYTETEGKVREATNDDPWGPTGPLMQELAYSTFSYETFPEVMSMLWKRMLQDNKTNWRRTYKSLLLLNYLVRNGSERVVTSSREHIYDLRSLENYTFTDEGGKDQGINVRHKVRELIDFIQDDDRLREERKKAKKNKDKYIGMSSDAMGMRSGGYSGYSGGSGGGGGGSGGYNDGDYRSSRGDNWYSDKSADKDRYEDDDTHYDGEREGSDSDSPSPRRNYRYNDRASPAEVASEAKPYSLNMSIRSKTVSSPVSKQPTSTTSAKPALSQKKIDLGAAANFGKPAPGGAAGIHSPTHRDTPTSVDLMGGASPSPSASKANNNTQSNNNDLLDDLFKTCSPPPGQEKTLNSAAVIVDDDDDFNPRASDASQQEFGDFAAAFGQPSAGSTISEPPSTGLVTTANDEFADFAAFQGSTTSTSALDGNLLKTATPANDSFDLFNSAPTSTAAATTATDLLAGLGDLSIHQSMPMDNMMPPIAAVTGNNLLQPMSVTNNNNNTNGGAVPTAASAQSTAVGATWSGDLKGGKMNIDLDNLLMSKSGKPSAPAPSMNALKTNSPAKAPLNVQTGGGFPGLSPMTSPNIFGAPAPQQSIPQNQSAFANFGAFQQQQNHSNNNNNSSSAFDLFQ
- the LOC6607424 gene encoding telomere length regulation protein TEL2 homolog isoform X1; translation: MVDKFISMWKVRELADKVTNVVMNYTETEGKVREATNDDPWGPTGPLMQELAYSTFSYETFPEVMSMLWKRMLQDNKTNWRRTYKSLLLLNYLVRNGSERVVTSSREHIYDLRSLENYTFTDEGGKDQGINVRHKVRELIDFIQDDDRLREERKKAKKNKDKYIGMSSDAMGMRSGGYSGYSGGSGGGGGGSGGYNDGDYRSSRGDNWYSDKSADKDRYEDDDTHYDGEREGSDSDSPSPRRNYRYNDRASPAEVASEAKPYSLNMSIRSKTVSSPVSKQPTSTTSAKPALSQKKIDLGAAANFGKPAPGGAAGIHSPTHRDTPTSVDLMGGASPSPSASKANNNTQSNNNDLLDDLFKTCSPPPGQEKTLNSAAVIVDDDDDFNPRASDASQQEFGDFAAAFGQPSAGSTISEPPSTGLVTTANDEFADFAAFQGSTTSTSALDGNLLKTATPANDSFDLFNSAPTSTAAATTATDLLAGLGDLSIHQSMPMAVEEQLASSNDSMSSASPHPPPEAVRQAFSKAQKQLRDLMQVQSASAVAQVAAILGELHNSNALPGFTTPEQLVGLDRLTCDWSCLAHGEYAALLNQLTELFSQDWPEPSQDVEVLNIFKLDHSFDYVSVAFESLQTRLDKFPSTITSFLENMVKDESLISIALLHISRQRASLLQRFARTIKVMPERKVEELDAQVKAFFQLLISLPAQVANRLGRRLPETFAPVSYQKLLLRQWLKSLHFVLQCDDNGEFFDLEPYSWLLSQAINLIYDCPTLESILRVLKDYAVAPRGRKVVHTILRELDPAACLKTAQSALSAELNLYVLIGAATLETPHWKHCLLQKLPLQRTPVDNKQLKTLASYLNAVAPAQLQILLNQLLGIWSKRISLQKLGSQEHLAISKLLVLAGKCLCRNLETDLNIKRQLHDGLSNHLQSPDALQRHVGMKTVELIFNFIALPDVKEDDRLRFDYDSFKDTFHWHIFEEFDELGQFESPSKTELDEKHCEDQLKQLELHLSDFMSTSEQKEPQKPNIEIKTKPAPKNQNVNMQLDSDDDEPLDEDDDDLKPYDMTNDTTTTIDQRPKFVIDLLHLLREKVENYQVFEGAMGTAEQLIRGQLAKHDTQLALDLLKLFLVMEMQFYYEQFERTQFKCCVAICVAHPGPCAEYLCRQFHMDNSCYSASVRILMLQVLAATAKELSGDENKQDEMEILDVVPPAAKQPRKFEFQQEEESPAARLAAAQRIIRDRLRAKTKRYFSKPKAGHRTEKANPFHPVAGTFFFSLVRGQRTRQMLYVKYENISHDIDTQLLVNLLHTLSVLVMCSQNCPLLPAMTREVFDLCAFVRFNAEARVRAATLQLIGIALVTTPAHLLAQHFAESLNELQRWLNDFIRSPLVGGETSEECRELAQSILDTCYKLFDTAAMQQAT
- the LOC6607424 gene encoding clathrin interactor 1 isoform X3: MVDKFISMWKVRELADKVTNVVMNYTETEGKVREATNDDPWGPTGPLMQELAYSTFSYETFPEVMSMLWKRMLQDNKTNWRRTYKSLLLLNYLVRNGSERVVTSSREHIYDLRSLENYTFTDEGGKDQGINVRHKVRELIDFIQDDDRLREERKKAKKNKDKYIGMSSDAMGMRSGGYSGYSGGSGGGGGGSGGYNDGDYRSSRGDNWYSDKSADKDRYEDDDTHYDGEREGSDSDSPSPRRNYRYNDRASPAEVASEAKPYSLNMSIRSKTVSSPVSKQPTSTTSAKPALSQKKIDLGAAANFGKPAPGGAAGIHSPTHRDTPTSVDLMGGASPSPSASKANNNTQSNNNDLLDDLFKTCSPPPGQEKTLNSAAVIVDDDDDFNPRASDASQQEFGDFAAAFGQPSAGSTISEPPSTGLVTTANDEFADFAAFQGSTTSTSALDGNLLKTATPANDSFDLFNSAPTSTAAATTATDLLAGLGDLSIHQSMPMAFLNIPGIVRPPQPRTH